One genomic window of Cannabis sativa cultivar Pink pepper isolate KNU-18-1 chromosome 2, ASM2916894v1, whole genome shotgun sequence includes the following:
- the LOC115719799 gene encoding uncharacterized protein LOC115719799 isoform X1: protein MTKQKDANKPKGRGRTKKNDINNLKAQGRKTKLEWNEKGEPIGTAYADMQSWIGVKARSTVPLTYDDWRHVDSKLKEKIWKDTYDAFELPETYKPKLLSDAGKMMKSFKKLLTRTIILPIAKSGRIEELRATPEKYPELNNKDWNEFVLTRLTPEFLALSEAQVARARMNLSHHRSSRRGMPNVEQDLKKELGVDNVERYQLWMRARTKNNILIAEYDKEIEQKINELKEKVSTGEIEAKGRNDILTQALGTPEHPGRVRAAGSFAKISTVFGRTQRKKRVEVNVDSEHVAEIKRLKAEIERLKAEKNAQTEELQALDNEYRNEQRHEDQEPTDIYEEQEQPLANEDQEPTDIYEEQEQPLENEDQEPSGNYEHQEPSGNYEHQEPSGNYEHQEPMDYEDVSQSVKLCSDNIDNVVAEGVIIEAVGYFSYHGDIITNDYARVQITQVIQGEAEIPYPRGAIRYVCDACNKLVPWPRELILTEEGSLIKKLHSSNNSKGKEKCKGKEKIVEHLDSTKSYEKFIAEVLDKTHISLQAMFLEYMRVKGKNEFVRVPVNPSLFYRVHIYITSEDVIQVATQDELTGSAMLFGLRCIWENLNQRQKELYKFYDVELLSYNNEQDKVIAINQLSIWLNTMTHVGQYYFIPWNIGKHWMLIIAMTSGRVVFLNPLKSKIPSDIAQMIKAAYANISSNAIVFGKNGPEIWTFACPKQPYNYECGYYVLTYIRDMLQHSNPIEAIKAKFGGLSQYSEDDHLLPLRQQWLSQLLPLIYKN from the exons ATGACAAAGCAAAAGGATGCAAATAAGCCAAAAGGACGAGGCAGGACAAAAAAGAATGACATCAACAATCTGAAAGCTCAAGGACGCAAGACAAAACTAGAGTGGAATGAGAAAGGAGAACCTATAGGAACAGCATATGCAGATATGCAATCATGGATTGGGGTTAAAGCAAGATCTACAGTCCCTCTAACTTATGATGATTGGAGACATGTAGATTCGAAACTCAAGGAGAAAATATGGAAAGACACATAC GATGCTTTCGAGCTTCCAGAAACGTATAAGCCTAAACTACTATCAGATGCGgggaaaatgatgaaaagtttcaagaagcTCCTGACCCGGACGATTATCCTCCCGATTGCTAAAAGTGGTAGGATAGAAGAACTTCGTGCTACTCCAGAGAAGTATCCAGAACTTAACAATAAAGACTGGAATGAATTTGTTCTAACTCGTCTTACCCCTGAATTTCTG GCTTTGAGTGAAGCGCAAGTCGCCAGAGCCAGGATGAATCTATCTCATCATCGTTCATCTCGTAGAGGCATGCCCAACGTCGAACAAGATTTG aaaaaagaaCTCGGTGTTGACAATGTTGAGAGATACCAACTCTGGATGAGAGCACGGACAAAGAACAATATTTTGATCGCAGAATATGACAAGGAAATTGAGCAGAAAATA AATGAATTAAAAGAGAAAGTTAGTACTGGTGAAATCGAAGCTAAGGGTCGGAATGATATCTTAACGCAAGCTTTAGGCACACCTGAGCACCCAGGTCGTGTTAGAGCTGCTGG GTCATTTGCCAAGATTTCTACCGTGTTTGGTAGAactcaaagaaagaaaagagttGAGGTCAATGTCGATAGTGAACATGTCGCTGAAATCAAAAGATTAAAAGCTGAAATTGAAAGGCTAAAAGCAGAAAAAAATGCACAAACAGAAGAGCTTCAAGCCTTAGACaatgaatatagaaatgaacagcGACATGAAGACCAAGAACCGACTGACATCTATGAAGAACAAGAACAACCCTTGGCAAATGAAGACCAAGAACCGACCGACATCTATGAAGAACAAGAACAACCCTTGGAAAATGAAGACCAAGAACCGAGTGGCAACTATGAACACCAAGAACCGAGTGGCAACTATGAACACCAAGAACCGAGTGGCAACTATGAACACCAAGAACCAATGGACTATGAGGATGTAAGTCAAAGTGTAAAATTATGTTCGGATAACATTGACAATGTTGTGGCTGAGGGTGTCATAATTGAGGCAGTTGGTTACTTTTCATATCATGGTGACATAATTACAAATGATTATGCACGGGTTCAAATCACACAAGTTATTCAAGGGGAAGCTGAAATCCCATATCCAAGAGGTGCAATACGCTATGTTTGTGATGCATGTAACAAATTGGTTCCTTGGCCTAGGGAATTGATTTTGACTGAAGAG GGTTCTCTAATTAAGAAGCTTCATAGTTCAAACAACTCGAAGGGGAAAGAGAAATGTAAAGGAAAAGAGAAGATAGTGGAACATCTTGATTCCACTAAatcttatgagaaattcattgcAGAGGTACTTGACAAGACTCATATTTCTCTTCAGGCCATGTTCTTGGAATATATGAGAGTAAAAGGTAAAAATGAGTTTGTGAGGGTTCCTGTTAACCCATCCTTATTCTACCGAGTTCACATCTACATAACTTCCGAAGATGTCATACAAGTGGCCACCCAAGATGAACTTACGGGTTCAGCTATGCTATTTGGACTAAG ATGCATTTgggaaaatttaaatcaaagacAAAAAGAGTTATACAAGTTTTATGATGTCGAGCTTCTTAGTTATAACAATGAGCAGGACAAGGTGATAGCCATCAATCAATTATCAATTTGGTTAAACACTATGACTCATGTAGGACAATACTATTTTATACCATGGAACATAGG CAAGCATTGGATGTTGATTATAGCAATGACATCGGGAAGAGTTGTATTCTTAAACCCGCTTAAATCTAAAATCCCGTCAGACATTGCTCAGATGATAAAGGC TGCATATGCAAATATTAGTTCAAATGCTATTGTATTTGGCAAAAATGGACCGGAGATATGGACCTTTGCTTGTCCAAAGCAACCATACAATTACGAATGTGGTTACTATGTACTAACTTACATTCGTGATATGCTTCAACATTCAAATCCCATTGAAGCCATAAAAGCAAAA TTTGGCGGCCTATCCCAATATTCTGAGGACGATCATCTCTTACCGCTTCGACAACAGTGGTTAAGTCAATTGCTTCCCttgatatataaaaattaa
- the LOC115719799 gene encoding uncharacterized protein LOC115719799 isoform X2, translated as MTKQKDANKPKGRGRTKKNDINNLKAQGRKTKLEWNEKGEPIGTAYADMQSWIGVKARSTVPLTYDDWRHVDSKLKEKIWKDTYDAFELPETYKPKLLSDAGKMMKSFKKLLTRTIILPIAKSGRIEELRATPEKYPELNNKDWNEFVLTRLTPEFLALSEAQVARARMNLSHHRSSRRGMPNVEQDLKKELGVDNVERYQLWMRARTKNNILIAEYDKEIEQKINELKEKVSTGEIEAKGRNDILTQALGTPEHPGRVRAAGSFAKISTVFGRTQRKKRVEVNVDSEHVAEIKRLKAEIERLKAEKNAQTEELQALDNEYRNEQRHEDQEPTDIYEEQEQPLANEDQEPTDIYEEQEQPLENEDQEPSGNYEHQEPSGNYEHQEPSGNYEHQEPMDYEDVSQSVKLCSDNIDNVVAEGVIIEAVGYFSYHGDIITNDYARVQITQVIQGEAEIPYPRGAIRYVCDACNKLVPWPRELILTEEGSLIKKLHSSNNSKGKEKCKGKEKIVEHLDSTKSYEKFIAEVLDKTHISLQAMFLEYMRVKGKNEFVRVPVNPSLFYRVHIYITSEDVIQVATQDELTGSAMLFGLRCIWENLNQRQKELYKFYDVELLSYNNEQDKQALDVDYSNDIGKSCILKPA; from the exons ATGACAAAGCAAAAGGATGCAAATAAGCCAAAAGGACGAGGCAGGACAAAAAAGAATGACATCAACAATCTGAAAGCTCAAGGACGCAAGACAAAACTAGAGTGGAATGAGAAAGGAGAACCTATAGGAACAGCATATGCAGATATGCAATCATGGATTGGGGTTAAAGCAAGATCTACAGTCCCTCTAACTTATGATGATTGGAGACATGTAGATTCGAAACTCAAGGAGAAAATATGGAAAGACACATAC GATGCTTTCGAGCTTCCAGAAACGTATAAGCCTAAACTACTATCAGATGCGgggaaaatgatgaaaagtttcaagaagcTCCTGACCCGGACGATTATCCTCCCGATTGCTAAAAGTGGTAGGATAGAAGAACTTCGTGCTACTCCAGAGAAGTATCCAGAACTTAACAATAAAGACTGGAATGAATTTGTTCTAACTCGTCTTACCCCTGAATTTCTG GCTTTGAGTGAAGCGCAAGTCGCCAGAGCCAGGATGAATCTATCTCATCATCGTTCATCTCGTAGAGGCATGCCCAACGTCGAACAAGATTTG aaaaaagaaCTCGGTGTTGACAATGTTGAGAGATACCAACTCTGGATGAGAGCACGGACAAAGAACAATATTTTGATCGCAGAATATGACAAGGAAATTGAGCAGAAAATA AATGAATTAAAAGAGAAAGTTAGTACTGGTGAAATCGAAGCTAAGGGTCGGAATGATATCTTAACGCAAGCTTTAGGCACACCTGAGCACCCAGGTCGTGTTAGAGCTGCTGG GTCATTTGCCAAGATTTCTACCGTGTTTGGTAGAactcaaagaaagaaaagagttGAGGTCAATGTCGATAGTGAACATGTCGCTGAAATCAAAAGATTAAAAGCTGAAATTGAAAGGCTAAAAGCAGAAAAAAATGCACAAACAGAAGAGCTTCAAGCCTTAGACaatgaatatagaaatgaacagcGACATGAAGACCAAGAACCGACTGACATCTATGAAGAACAAGAACAACCCTTGGCAAATGAAGACCAAGAACCGACCGACATCTATGAAGAACAAGAACAACCCTTGGAAAATGAAGACCAAGAACCGAGTGGCAACTATGAACACCAAGAACCGAGTGGCAACTATGAACACCAAGAACCGAGTGGCAACTATGAACACCAAGAACCAATGGACTATGAGGATGTAAGTCAAAGTGTAAAATTATGTTCGGATAACATTGACAATGTTGTGGCTGAGGGTGTCATAATTGAGGCAGTTGGTTACTTTTCATATCATGGTGACATAATTACAAATGATTATGCACGGGTTCAAATCACACAAGTTATTCAAGGGGAAGCTGAAATCCCATATCCAAGAGGTGCAATACGCTATGTTTGTGATGCATGTAACAAATTGGTTCCTTGGCCTAGGGAATTGATTTTGACTGAAGAG GGTTCTCTAATTAAGAAGCTTCATAGTTCAAACAACTCGAAGGGGAAAGAGAAATGTAAAGGAAAAGAGAAGATAGTGGAACATCTTGATTCCACTAAatcttatgagaaattcattgcAGAGGTACTTGACAAGACTCATATTTCTCTTCAGGCCATGTTCTTGGAATATATGAGAGTAAAAGGTAAAAATGAGTTTGTGAGGGTTCCTGTTAACCCATCCTTATTCTACCGAGTTCACATCTACATAACTTCCGAAGATGTCATACAAGTGGCCACCCAAGATGAACTTACGGGTTCAGCTATGCTATTTGGACTAAG ATGCATTTgggaaaatttaaatcaaagacAAAAAGAGTTATACAAGTTTTATGATGTCGAGCTTCTTAGTTATAACAATGAGCAGGACAAG CAAGCATTGGATGTTGATTATAGCAATGACATCGGGAAGAGTTGTATTCTTAAACCCGCTTAA
- the LOC133034660 gene encoding uncharacterized protein LOC133034660 produces the protein MHIEKNVCESIVGTLLDIPGKSKDGLSSRLDLVELGIRHSLAPVDKGKRTYLPPAAFTLSKEEKQAVCNSFAKMKVPDGYSSNVRNLVCMEELKLMGMKSHDCHTLMQQLLPIAIRSVLPKKVRQTLTKVCIFFNQLCGKELEMKKLNSLHDDIVKTLCNLEKYFPPSFFDIMIHLMVHLVREAKLCGPVWARWMYPFERNMKVLKGYVRNHNRPEACMVECYISEEAVEFCTEYIAGVDAIGLSKPRNHSNGVDRGLRGKGSMVTVSRSELDQAHLLVLENNPEVQPYITDHLELLQSMIPTKVKNKQRWVLEEHRKTFIGWLKNTILAIDHGVSKELEYISFGPDTQVVKHHAYIVGGKRFHTKERDDARTVQNSGVSIVAEAMHFASTKDRNPVQSTMTYYGVVDEIWELDYGLLRIPLLKCSWVENKGGVRTDELGFTLVDLSKRGSKNDPFIMATQAKQVFYITDPIDSKWSVVLRTPERQHLDNENEEENVDLCHDSFVDHQRIHEQVDELNDTYEDDDDEYIRSDVSEGIWVDCASSKKKRKRVK, from the exons ATGCACATAGAAAAGAATGTGTGTGAAAGCATTGTCGGTACGTTACTTGACATCCCTGGTAAAAGTAAAGATGGTTTGTCTAGTCGTTTAGACCTTGTTGAGTTGGGTATAAGACACAGTTTGGCACCTGTGGATAAAGGCAAACGTACATATTTACCTCCTGCAGCTTTCACATTGTCTAAAGAAGAGAAACAAGCCGTATGCAACTCATTTGCAAAGATGAAAGTGCCTGATGGGTATTCATCTAACGTTCGAAACTTAGTGTGTATGGAAGAATTAAAGTTAATGGGTATGAAATCGCATGATTGTCACACGTTAATGCAACAATTACTTCCAATTGCCATTCGATCAGTCTTACCTAAAAAAGTTCGACAAACTTTGACAAAGGTTTGCATATTCTTTAATCAATTGTGTGGGAAAGAATTAGAAATGAAGAAATTGAATTCATTGCATGATGACATAGTTAAAACTCTATGCAATCTTGAAAAATATTTCCCTCCATCATTCTTTGACATCATGATACATTTGATGGTCCATCTAGTAAGAGAAGCGAAGTTGTGTGGGCCAGTTTGggcgagatggatgtatccatttgaaCGAAATATGAAGGTATTGAAAGGTTACGTGCGTAATCACAATCGGCCTGAAGCTTGTATGGTTGAGTGTTATATATCAGAGGAGGCAGTGGAATTTTGCACGGAGTACATAGCAGGAGTTGATGCAATCGGACTTAGCAAGCCACGAAATCATTCAAACGGGGTTGATAGAGGATTACGAGGGAAAGGATCAATGGTGACTGTATCTAGATCGGAATTGGATCAAGCTCATTTGCTTGTGCTTGAGAATAACCCTGAAGTCCAACCATATATAAC TGATCACTTGGAATTATTACAATCAATGATTCCAACTAAGGTCAAGAATAAACAGAGATGGGTACTAGAGGAGCATCGTAAAACATTTATTGGATGGTTAAAGAATACCATTCTAGCTATTGATCATGGTGTGTCGAAAGAGTTAGAATACATATCGTTTGGACCAGATACTCAAGTAGTAAAGCATCATGCTTACATTGTGGGGGGGAAAAGATTTCATACAAAGGAAAGAGATGATGCTCGAACGGTTCAAAATAGTGGAGTAAGTATTGTTGCAGAAGCAATGCATTTTGCATCAACAAAGGACAGAAACCCGGTGCAATCCACTATGACATATTACGGGGTTGTTGATGAAATTTGGGAGCTTGATTATGGATTGCTTCGAATTCCACTTCTTAAATGCTCTTGGGTGGAGAATAAAGGCGGAGTTAGAACAGACGAACTTGGTTTCACTTTGGTTGATTTAAGCAAAAGAGGTAGCAAGAACGATCCTTTTATCATGGCTACCCAAGCGAAACAAGTATTTTACATAACTGATCCCATTGATTCTAAATGGTCAGTTGTTTTACGGACACCAGAGCGACAACATTTAGATAacgaaaatgaagaagaaaatgtTGATTTATGTCATGATAGTTTTGTTGATCATCAACGGATACACGAACAAGTCGATGAACTCAATGATACatatgaagatgatgatgatgaatacATTAGAAGCGATGTTAGTGAAGGGATATGGGTTGATTGTGCATcatctaaaaagaaaagaaaacgtgtTAAATGA
- the LOC133034066 gene encoding uncharacterized protein LOC133034066 produces the protein MDKSWMEEKRETPQFVEGFNNFLEFALKNCSDPEKIRCPCVDCGNISKGNITMLKNHVFCRGIDKSYTKWYWHGESMKGDPYPLGRRGVDDHFESNDCDDHPTELLDDAQEEFIHDPEKFDSMVRDADKSLFSGCEKRRLSTMVKFYNIKAENGVSDKCFSQFLSAFKEILPMENCFPESTYEVKKTLSSIGLKYEKIHACPNDCILYRKEHAHMDTCPECGLPRYKPNKSKEIRKLIPEKVLWYMPLIPRLKRFYRSAETAENLLWHEKRRVKDGKLRHPADSQAWKKVNYLNPDFAAEPRHLRLGLSADGVNPHRSLSSRHSSWPVFLVMYNLPPWLVMKRKFTMLSLMISGPKQPGHDIDVYLAPLVDDLKELYEDGVDAYDGFKKEVFKLKASCCGLLVISLRIVIYQG, from the coding sequence atggatAAGTCATGGATGGAAGAGAAGAGAGAAACCCCACAATTCGTAGAAGGATTTAATAACTTTTTAGAGTTTGCCCTAAAGAATTGTAGCGATCCTGAAAAAATTCGTTGTCCTTGTGTCGATTGTGGTAATATATCAAAAGGAAATATTACCATGTTAAAGAATCATGTATTTTGTCGTGGAATCGATAAAAGTTATACTAAATGGTATTGGCATGGGGAATCGATGAAGGGAGACCCATATCCGTTAGGTAGGCGAGGGGTCGATGATCATTTTGAAAGTAATGATTGTGATGATCATCCTACAGAATTGCTTGATGATGCTCAAGAAGAGTTTATTCATGATCCTGAAAAATTTGATAGCATGGTTAGAGATGCAGATAAGTCGTTATTTAGTGGTTGTGAAAAACGCCGACTATCAACTATGGTGAAATTTTATAACATAAAGGCGGAGAATGGAGTAAGTGATAAGTGTTTTAGTCAATTTCTATCTGCTTTTAAAGAGATCCTGCCGATGGAAAATTGCTTTCCAGAGTCGACATATGAGGTGAAGAAAACTTTAAGTTCGATAGGGTTGAAGTATGAGAAGATTCATGCATGTCCAAAtgattgcattttatatcgtaaagAGCATGCCCACATGGACACTTGTCCGGAATGTGGTTTGCCACGGTACAAGCCGAACAAGAGTAAGGAGATCCGAAAACTTATTCCAGAGAAAGTCTTGTGGTACATGCCTTTAATTCCGCGACTGAAGCGGTTCTATCGAAGTGCAGAAACTGCTGAAAACTTATTATGGCACGAGAAAAGGCGAGTGAAAGACGGTAAACTCCGACATCCTGCTGATTCACAGGCTTGGAAAAAAGTAAATTATTTGAATCCAGACTTCGCAGCTGAACCAAGACATCTACGGCTTGGTCTATCAGCCgatggagtaaatccacatagatctcttAGCAGCCGACATAGTTCATGGCCTGTGTTTCTTGTTATGTACAACCTTCCTCCTTGGTTGGTGATGAAAAGGAAATTTACGATGTTATCGCTAATGATTTCAGGGCCTAAACAGCCGGGACATGATATCGATGTTTATTTGGCACCATTAGTTGATGACTTGAAAGAGTTGTACGAAGATGGTGTTGATGCATACGATGGTTTTAAGAAAGAAGTTTTTAAGTTGAAGGCATCTTGTTGTGGACTGTTAGTGATTTCCCTGCGTATAGTAATCTATCAGGGTTGA